A genomic window from Lasioglossum baleicum chromosome 7, iyLasBale1, whole genome shotgun sequence includes:
- the LOC143210659 gene encoding uncharacterized protein LOC143210659 has protein sequence MTVPRVQPIDSEQGRCSDWSALRRPSYLFEDRTALPPCRFAGQPSAQMVDDVMTIRKPSGFSNQDPQLVPEMALYDMFLPCAEPMVCIEELPSFCSQFKGCSTGPSALKSCPVDVEDLALCFEPDKQQNNNSNCVPQRFNAGSNNYRRVRAKNPQYPSCLPDKGLGFDATIQDCRGNEFEANWIDGGFCNGCPQSFEFCSEEQWLQCPASDRCPLFATTYSPYARDSLPPCVYEDFRNGFWQFRCNEDEQLLEDYL, from the coding sequence ATGACGGTGCCACGTGTGCAGCCGATAGACAGCGAGCAGGGTCGTTGCTCTGATTGGTCGGCCCTCAGACGACCCAGCTACCTCTTCGAGGATCGAACAGCATTGCCACCTTGTAGGTTTGCTGGACAACCATCTGCGCAAATGGTCGACGACGTAATGACCATCAGAAAACCCTCAGGTTTCTCAAATCAGGATCCTCAATTGGTCCCTGAGATGGCTCTTTACGACATGTTTCTGCCTTGTGCCGAACCCATGGTCTGTATAGAGGAATTGCCATCTTTTTGTAGCCAGTTTAAAGGTTGCAGCACTGGCCCCAGTGCCCTCAAGAGCTGCCCCGTTGACGTCGAGGATCTGGCTCTCTGCTTCGAACCGGATAAACAAcagaataataatagtaattgcGTGCCACAGAGGTTCAATGCTGGTTCTAACAATTATAGAAGAGTTAGAGCGAAGAACCCACAGTACCCGAGTTGTTTGCCCGATAAGGGACTCGGATTCGATGCAACGATTCAAGATTGTAGGGGCAACGAGTTCGAGGCTAATTGGATCGATGGAGGGTTTTGCAACGGGTGTCCTCAAAGTTTTGAGTTTTGTTCCGAGGAACAATGGCTACAGTGTCCAGCGAGCGATAGGTGTCCTCTGTTCGCGACTACCTATTCTCCGTACGCCAGGGATTCGCTGCCTCCCTGTGTTTATGAAGATTTCCGGAATGGGTTTTGGCAGTTTCGGTGCAATGAGGACGAACAGCTGCTTGAGGATTATCTGTAA